Proteins encoded together in one Miscanthus floridulus cultivar M001 chromosome 16, ASM1932011v1, whole genome shotgun sequence window:
- the LOC136511731 gene encoding beta-1,3-galactosyltransferase pvg3-like, which translates to MSSSLYKQLGLSGAGSPLTGRHLALLILGAGFLALTVFVVHPNEFRIQSFFAGSSSSCGGRPGTDAPAAAVLTAAARAPPPAPDDDYVRVLIGIQTLPSKRARRHLLRDVYSLQAQEHPSVAGSVDVRFVFCNVTSADDAVLVALEAIRYGDIIVLDCAENMDNGKTYTFFSTVARLFNGSSSSSTASRRYDYVMKADDDTYLRLPALVASLRGAAREDAYYGLQMPCDTESFYPFPPFMSGMGYALSWDLVQWVASSDLARREQDGPEDMWTGRWLNLAGKAKNRYDNAPRMYNYKGASPDSCFRHGFVPDTIAVHMLKDDARWAETLAYFNATAGLPRSSALYHLPLSAASP; encoded by the coding sequence ATGTCGTCGTCCCTGTACAAGCAGCTGGGCCTTTCTGGAGCCGGCTCCCCGCTCACCGGCCGCCACCTCGCCCTCCTCATCCTCGGCGCCGGATTCCTCGCGCTCACCGTCTTCGTCGTGCACCCCAACGAGTTCCGAATCCAATCCTTCTtcgcaggcagcagcagcagctgcggCGGCCGCCCCGGCACGGACGCACCTGCTGCCGCAGTCCTCACCGCAGCAGCACGGGCGCCGCCGCCAGCTCCGGACGACGACTACGTGCGCGTCCTCATCGGCATCCAGACGCTGCCGAGCAAGCGCGCGCGGCGGCACCTACTGCGGGACGTCTACTCGCTGCAGGCACAGGAGCACCCGTCGGTCGCCGGCAGCGTGGACGTCCGGTTCGTGTTCTGCAACGTGACGTCCGCCGACGACGCGGTGCTCGTGGCGCTGGAGGCCATCCGCTACGGCGACATCATCGTGCTGGATTGCGCGGAGAACATGGACAACGGCAAGACGTACACCTTCTTCTCCACCGTGGCCCGCTTGTTcaacggcagcagcagcagcagcaccgccaGCAGGAGGTACGACTACGTGATGAAGGCCGACGACGACACGTACCTTCGGCTGCCGGCGCTGGTGGCGTCGCTGCGCGGCGCGGCGAGGGAGGACGCCTACTACGGGCTGCAGATGCCGTGCGACACGGAGAGCTTCTACCCCTTCCCGCCCTTCATGTCCGGGATGGGGTACGCGCTGTCGTGGGACCTGGTGCAGTGGGTGGCGTCGTCCGACCTTGCCCGGCGCGAGCAGGATGGGCCCGAGGACATGTGGACGGGGCGGTGGCTCAACCTCGCCGGCAAGGCCAAGAACCGCTACGACAACGCGCCGAGGATGTACAACTACAAGGGCGCGTCGCCCGACAGCTGCTTCCGGCACGGCTTCGTCCCGGACACCATCGCCGTGCACATGCTCAAGGACGACGCGCGGTGGGCCGAGACGCTCGCCTACTTCAACGCCACCGCCGGACTCCCGCGCTCCAGCGCCCTCTACCACCTGCCGCTGTCGGCGGCCAGCCCCTGA
- the LOC136512123 gene encoding small ribosomal subunit protein RACK1z, giving the protein MAGAQESLSLVGTMRGHNGEVTAIATPIDNSPFIVSSSRDKSVLVWDLQNPVHSTPESGATADYGVPFRRLTGHSHFVQDVVLSSDGQFALSGSWDGELRLWDLSTGVTTRRFVGHEKDVISVAFSVDNRQIVSASRDKTIKLWNTLGECKYTIGGDLGGGEGHNGWVSCVRFSPNTFQPTIVSGSWDRTVKVWNLTNCKLRCTLDGHGGYVNAVAVSPDGSLCASGGKDGVTLLWDLAEGKRLYSLDAGSIIHSLCFSPNRYWLCAATQDSVKIWDLESKHVVQDLKPDIQISKNQILYCTSLSWSADGSTLYTGYTDGSIRVWKISGYGYAG; this is encoded by the exons ATGGCCGGCGCGCAGGAGTCCCTCTCCCTGGTGGGCACGATGCGCGGCCACAACGGTGAGGTGACGGCGATCGCCACCCCGATCGACAACTCCCCGTTCATCGTCTCCTCCTCCCGCGACAAGTCCGTGCTGGTGTGGGACCTGCAAAACCCGGTCCACTCCACCCCGGAATCCGGCGCCACCGCCGACTACGGCGTCCCCTTCCGCCGCCTCACCGGCCACTCCCACTTCGTCCAGGACGTCGTCCTCAGCTCCGACGGCCAGTTCGCCCTCTCCGGCTCCTGGGACGGCGAGCTCCGCCTCTGGGACCTCTCCACCGGCGTCACCACCCGCCGCTTCGTCGGCCACGAGAAGGACGTCATCTCCGTCGCCTTCTCCGTCGACAACCGCCAGATCGTCTCCGCGTCCCGCGACAAGACCATCAAGCTCTGGAACACCCTCGGTGAGTGCAAGTACACCATTGGCGGCGacctcggcggcggcgagggccacAACGGGTGGGTCTCTTGCGTCAGGTTCTCCCCCAACACCTTCCAGCCCACCATTGTCTCCGGATCCTGGGACCGCACTGTCAAGGTCTGGAACCTTACCAACTGCAAGCTGCGCTGCACTCTGGATGGCCACGGCGGCTATGTTAACGCCGTCGCCGTGAGCCCCGACGGGTCGCTGTGCGCCTCCGGCGGGAAGGACGGTGTTACTCTGCTGTGGGATTTGGCTGAGGGGAAGAGGCTGTACTCGCTGGACGCGGGCTCCATCATCCACTCCCTCTGCTTCTCGCCCAACCGCTACTGGCTCTGCGCTGCGACGCAGGACTCTGTCAAGATCTGGGACCTTGAATCGAAGCACGTTGTGCAGGACCTCAAGCCCGACATCCAGATCTCCAAGAACCAG ATCCTGTACTGCACAAGCCTGAGCTGGAGCGCAGATGGAAGCACCCTCTACACTGGCTACACCGATGGGTCTATCAGGGTTTGGAAGATCTCTGGGTATGGCTACGCAGGCTAG